From Arcobacter sp. CECT 8986, a single genomic window includes:
- a CDS encoding VOC family protein has product MINIQRLDHLVLTVKDINKTVEFYEKLGMKKEIFKETRVALKFGSQKINLHKLGNEFEPKAFNVKDGSADLCFIVEQKLEDIIIYLENNNINIEEGIVERTGATGAIKSIYLRDPDKNLIELSNYIKKG; this is encoded by the coding sequence ATGATAAATATTCAAAGATTAGATCACTTAGTTTTAACAGTAAAGGATATTAATAAAACAGTTGAATTTTATGAAAAACTAGGAATGAAAAAAGAGATTTTTAAAGAAACAAGAGTTGCTTTGAAATTTGGGAGTCAGAAAATAAATCTACATAAACTTGGAAATGAATTTGAGCCTAAAGCATTTAATGTAAAAGATGGTAGTGCTGATTTATGTTTTATAGTTGAACAAAAATTGGAAGATATAATTATTTATCTAGAAAACAACAACATAAATATAGAAGAAGGTATTGTAGAAAGAACAGGCGCAACAGGAGCAATAAAATCAATATATTTAAGAGATCCTGATAAAAACCTAATTGAGTTGTCAAATTATATTAAGAAAGGATAA
- a CDS encoding LysE family translocator, with translation MIELSNLYMFIITSIILCLVPGPDNIFVLTQGMTKSKKAAIITTLGLTTGLIIHTSAAAFGISVIFKTSEIAFNIFKFLGAMYLLYLAYQAFKYRNKPLDLQVQNSTSELKKLYIRGFIMNILNPKVSIFFLAFLPQFITSENGNIPFQMIILGCIFMIITIIVFSLIGIISNILSSKLIEKPSIVKYMNILTSAVLVSLGLKLAFSSR, from the coding sequence GTGATTGAATTATCAAATTTATATATGTTTATAATAACATCTATTATATTATGTCTAGTTCCAGGGCCAGATAACATATTTGTATTAACACAGGGTATGACAAAAAGTAAAAAGGCAGCAATAATAACTACATTAGGATTGACTACGGGATTAATTATTCATACTAGTGCAGCAGCATTTGGGATTTCTGTTATTTTTAAAACATCAGAAATTGCTTTTAATATTTTTAAGTTTTTAGGGGCTATGTATTTATTATATCTAGCATATCAAGCATTTAAATATAGAAATAAACCTTTGGATTTACAAGTTCAAAATTCTACTTCTGAACTAAAAAAGCTGTATATTAGAGGCTTTATAATGAATATCTTAAATCCTAAAGTTTCAATATTTTTTTTAGCATTCTTACCTCAATTTATAACATCAGAAAATGGTAATATCCCATTTCAAATGATTATTCTTGGTTGTATTTTCATGATAATTACTATTATTGTTTTTTCTTTAATTGGAATAATAAGTAACATTTTAAGTTCAAAATTAATTGAAAAACCTAGTATTGTAAAATATATGAATATATTAACTTCAGCTGTACTTGTTAGTCTAGGACTAAAATTAGCTTTCTCTTCACGGTAA
- the trpC gene encoding indole-3-glycerol phosphate synthase TrpC translates to MILDEIIEKTKYDLERRKVELPLDLLGRSLSSNPYAPRDVKKFLTSTKEEPIRIIAEVKKASPSKGIIKEDFDPISIAQEYSANGANAISVLTEPHYFKGNLEYLTQIRRYVPTPLLRKDFIVDKYQIVEALVYGADFILLIAKALSTNELKELYEYALHLGLEVLVEIHDKEDLTKAMKCGANIVGINHRNLDTFDMDMELCDKLIPMIPNGKIIVAESGVSNTETIKRLSSIGADAFLIGEHFMRVPSIKEELQSFKNALN, encoded by the coding sequence GTGATTTTAGATGAAATAATTGAAAAAACAAAATATGATTTAGAAAGAAGAAAAGTAGAACTTCCTTTGGATTTATTAGGAAGAAGTCTATCTTCAAATCCATATGCACCAAGAGATGTTAAAAAGTTTTTAACTTCTACAAAAGAAGAGCCAATTAGAATAATTGCAGAAGTAAAAAAAGCAAGTCCTAGTAAAGGAATCATAAAAGAAGATTTTGACCCAATTTCTATTGCACAAGAGTATAGTGCAAATGGTGCAAATGCAATTTCAGTATTGACGGAACCTCACTATTTTAAAGGAAATTTAGAGTATCTAACTCAAATAAGAAGATATGTGCCAACACCACTTCTTAGAAAAGATTTTATAGTTGATAAATATCAAATCGTTGAAGCTTTAGTTTATGGAGCTGATTTTATACTATTAATTGCAAAAGCATTAAGTACAAATGAATTAAAAGAGTTATATGAATATGCTCTTCATTTAGGGCTTGAAGTATTAGTTGAAATCCATGATAAAGAAGACTTAACTAAAGCTATGAAATGTGGTGCAAATATAGTAGGAATAAATCATAGAAACCTAGATACATTTGATATGGATATGGAACTTTGTGATAAATTAATTCCTATGATTCCAAATGGAAAAATTATTGTTGCTGAAAGTGGAGTAAGTAACACAGAAACTATCAAAAGACTTAGCTCAATAGGAGCAGATGCTTTCTTAATTGGTGAACACTTTATGAGAGTACCATCAATAAAAGAAGAACTACAATCGTTTAAAAACGCACTTAACTAA
- a CDS encoding YggS family pyridoxal phosphate-dependent enzyme codes for MQMQKAIDNLDRIIADVEDARLQLSGHHIVKIIGISKYNSSDDVNSLYKAGQRAFGENKVQDLKQKMSDLEELPIEWHFVGRLQKNKINNLIDLKPTLMQSLDSLDLAQELNKKLEAKERTMNCLLQINSAKEDSKAGVMPEEAIEVYKQIAQTCPNIKLKGVMSIGAHVEDEDVIEASFKTTRAIFDELQSLGAKYCSMGMSSDFKLAIKCGSNMIRVGSTLFK; via the coding sequence ATGCAAATGCAAAAAGCAATTGATAATTTAGATAGAATTATTGCAGATGTAGAAGATGCAAGATTACAACTTTCAGGTCATCATATCGTAAAAATTATAGGTATTAGTAAATATAATAGTAGTGATGATGTAAATTCACTTTATAAAGCTGGTCAAAGAGCATTTGGTGAAAATAAAGTTCAAGACTTAAAACAAAAAATGTCTGATTTAGAAGAGTTACCAATTGAGTGGCACTTTGTAGGAAGACTTCAAAAAAATAAAATAAATAATTTAATAGATTTAAAACCAACGTTGATGCAAAGTTTAGACTCATTGGATTTAGCACAAGAGTTAAATAAAAAACTTGAAGCAAAAGAAAGAACAATGAATTGTCTACTTCAAATAAACTCTGCAAAAGAGGATAGCAAAGCAGGTGTTATGCCAGAAGAAGCTATTGAAGTTTATAAACAAATTGCACAAACATGCCCAAATATCAAACTTAAAGGTGTTATGAGTATTGGTGCGCATGTTGAAGATGAAGATGTAATAGAAGCAAGTTTTAAAACAACTAGAGCAATTTTTGATGAGTTACAATCTCTTGGAGCAAAATATTGTTCTATGGGTATGAGTAGTGATTTTAAACTTGCAATTAAGTGTGGTTCAAATATGATAAGAGTTGGTTCAACTCTATTTAAATAA
- a CDS encoding nuclear transport factor 2 family protein produces MKNKYIIIAIIMVLFSNTIEANSQTNNSKEIAVAFFNMAFVNRQPIKAADMYIDKDKYIQHNPEGKNGRDNFKKGYAQFVLSSKYKAIIKRVIAQNNMVVIHSHGKLNPDDQKERGEAVIDIFRIENNKIVEHWDVVQQIPLLSNNTNTMF; encoded by the coding sequence GTGAAAAATAAATATATAATAATTGCAATAATAATGGTGTTATTTTCTAATACAATAGAAGCTAATTCTCAAACTAATAATTCAAAAGAAATAGCAGTTGCTTTTTTTAATATGGCTTTTGTGAATAGACAACCAATTAAAGCAGCAGATATGTATATAGATAAAGATAAATATATTCAACATAATCCAGAAGGAAAAAATGGCAGAGATAATTTTAAAAAAGGTTATGCTCAATTTGTGTTAAGTTCAAAATATAAAGCAATAATTAAAAGAGTAATTGCTCAAAATAATATGGTAGTTATACATTCCCATGGAAAACTTAACCCTGATGATCAAAAAGAAAGAGGTGAAGCAGTTATTGATATTTTTAGAATAGAAAATAACAAAATAGTAGAACATTGGGATGTTGTTCAACAAATACCTTTATTGAGTAACAATACGAATACTATGTTTTAA
- a CDS encoding 2-oxoglutarate synthase subunit alpha has product MARELISTGNELAALAAVDAGCEFFAGYPITPSSEIMHTISDLLPARGGVSMQMEDEIAGVCAALGAAMSGKRALTATSGPGISLKAENIGLGYIAEVPIVIVNVMRGGPSTGLPTRVQQGDVLQAKSPTHGDFNSITLTASTLEECYTQTIRAFNLADRFMQPVFLLLDETVGHMSGKAVIPDLEEVKKSIVPRRVYEGDPKEYKPYGVPQDEPAILNPMFKGYRFHFTGLHHGPTGHPTEDAQLSQNLIDRLFNKVNAHLDEVEQCEEYMLEDADYMIIAYGSVALSAKDAIRRLRDEGIKVGLFRPITLWPSPANKIKEYCEKIDKVLVTELNKGQYIQEIQRVSKRDDFTTLFKANGRPIAPLEIIEKIKGM; this is encoded by the coding sequence ATGGCAAGAGAATTAATATCAACGGGAAATGAATTAGCAGCTCTAGCTGCAGTTGATGCAGGATGTGAATTTTTTGCAGGATATCCTATTACTCCATCTAGTGAAATTATGCATACTATTTCTGACTTATTACCAGCTCGTGGTGGAGTTTCTATGCAAATGGAAGATGAAATTGCGGGAGTTTGTGCAGCACTTGGTGCAGCAATGAGTGGTAAAAGAGCTTTAACAGCAACTAGTGGACCAGGAATTTCTTTAAAAGCTGAGAATATTGGTCTTGGATATATAGCAGAAGTTCCAATCGTAATAGTAAATGTAATGAGAGGTGGTCCATCAACAGGACTTCCAACTAGAGTTCAACAAGGTGATGTTTTACAAGCAAAATCACCAACTCATGGTGATTTCAACTCTATTACATTAACTGCTTCAACATTAGAAGAGTGTTATACACAAACAATTAGAGCATTTAATTTAGCAGATAGATTTATGCAACCTGTATTTTTACTACTTGATGAAACAGTTGGACATATGAGTGGAAAAGCAGTAATTCCAGATTTAGAAGAAGTAAAAAAATCTATTGTACCAAGAAGAGTTTATGAAGGTGACCCAAAAGAGTATAAACCTTATGGAGTACCACAAGATGAACCAGCAATATTAAATCCAATGTTCAAAGGATATAGATTTCACTTTACTGGATTACATCATGGACCAACTGGACATCCAACAGAAGATGCACAACTTAGTCAAAATTTAATAGATAGATTATTTAATAAAGTAAATGCACACTTAGATGAAGTAGAACAATGCGAAGAGTATATGCTTGAAGATGCAGATTATATGATTATTGCATATGGTTCTGTTGCATTATCAGCTAAAGATGCGATTAGAAGACTAAGAGATGAAGGAATAAAAGTAGGACTATTTAGACCAATTACACTTTGGCCAAGTCCAGCAAATAAAATAAAAGAATATTGTGAAAAAATAGATAAAGTTTTAGTTACAGAGCTAAATAAAGGTCAATATATACAAGAGATTCAAAGAGTTAGTAAAAGAGATGATTTTACTACACTATTTAAAGCAAATGGAAGACCTATTGCTCCGTTAGAAATTATTGAAAAAATAAAAGGAATGTAG
- a CDS encoding tRNA1(Val) (adenine(37)-N6)-methyltransferase, whose protein sequence is MVLYQPKDGYCYNSDTHFLYDFVLRNLACFKNVKGELLDIGSGSGILGLLICRDLASLNLNQSEIQEKFQLLSQINSKCNKINSTMYKGSFLQMQFDKTFDICVSNPPFYHSDVIKSENENLKIARYNDSMPLEDFICKTNKILKPKGKFFFCYDVKQINEILLLLNKYKFNIESLQFVHPNSSKDATLVLVYARKSSKSLTKVLPALFVFNDNEFTNEVTKIYEKSSTHSIKVEI, encoded by the coding sequence TTGGTTTTATATCAGCCAAAAGATGGATATTGTTATAATAGTGACACGCATTTTCTATATGATTTTGTATTAAGAAACTTAGCTTGCTTTAAAAATGTAAAAGGTGAACTTTTAGATATTGGAAGTGGAAGTGGTATTTTAGGATTGTTGATTTGTAGAGATTTGGCATCTTTAAATTTAAATCAATCTGAAATACAAGAGAAGTTTCAATTATTAAGTCAAATAAATAGTAAATGTAATAAAATAAATTCAACTATGTATAAAGGCTCTTTTTTACAAATGCAGTTTGATAAGACATTTGATATTTGTGTATCAAATCCTCCTTTTTATCACTCAGATGTAATAAAAAGTGAAAATGAAAACTTAAAAATTGCAAGATATAATGATTCGATGCCTTTAGAAGATTTCATTTGCAAAACAAATAAAATATTAAAACCAAAAGGGAAATTTTTCTTCTGTTATGATGTAAAACAGATAAACGAAATATTACTTTTATTGAATAAATATAAATTTAATATTGAAAGTTTACAATTTGTACATCCAAATAGTTCAAAAGATGCTACCCTAGTACTTGTTTATGCTAGAAAAAGTTCAAAATCACTTACTAAAGTGTTACCTGCTTTATTTGTTTTTAATGATAATGAGTTTACAAATGAAGTAACAAAAATTTATGAAAAGTCTTCAACTCATAGTATAAAAGTGGAAATATGA
- a CDS encoding TetR/AcrR family transcriptional regulator has translation MPIIINKEEKVKLICKKAFDEFSKFGIKNILLNQMILNIGISKGQFYHYFKTKEDLIFEVMSHKTLEMFNQCEENL, from the coding sequence ATGCCAATTATTATAAATAAAGAAGAAAAAGTTAAATTAATTTGTAAAAAAGCTTTTGATGAATTTAGTAAATTTGGAATAAAAAATATTTTATTGAATCAAATGATATTAAACATAGGTATCTCAAAAGGTCAATTTTATCATTACTTTAAAACAAAAGAAGATTTAATTTTTGAAGTAATGTCTCATAAAACATTAGAAATGTTTAATCAATGTGAAGAAAATTTATGA
- the rimK gene encoding 30S ribosomal protein S6--L-glutamate ligase, with amino-acid sequence MRLYILSRNEELYSTKRLVEAAAQRDWEVRVIDYLKCSIEIMKGELKINYLGEELPKPDAIIPRIGASRTFYGTAMVRHFEMMDVFSVTGSLAIKRSRDKLRSLQILSKKAIDMPKTIFASNESSAKDVIALSGGTPLVLKILEGTQGVGVVLVESEKAAKSVLDAFYGMDVNLLVQEFIEEANGSDIRALVVDGEVVGAMKRQGADGEFRSNLHQGGSATAHKLTRKEKSTAIAAAKAMGLGVCGVDMIPSKRGPLVMEVNSSPGLEGIETSTKIDIAGKIMDYIERNVEVTTTPTKKRKIRKDNIGA; translated from the coding sequence ATGAGATTATACATCCTATCAAGAAATGAAGAACTTTACTCAACAAAAAGATTAGTTGAAGCTGCAGCTCAAAGAGATTGGGAAGTTCGAGTTATTGATTATTTGAAGTGTAGTATTGAAATTATGAAAGGTGAACTAAAAATTAATTATTTGGGCGAAGAATTGCCAAAACCTGATGCTATAATTCCAAGAATTGGTGCAAGTAGAACATTTTATGGAACTGCAATGGTAAGGCACTTTGAGATGATGGATGTATTTTCTGTTACTGGAAGTTTAGCTATTAAAAGAAGTAGAGATAAATTAAGAAGTTTACAAATACTTTCAAAAAAAGCAATTGATATGCCAAAGACTATTTTTGCATCAAATGAATCAAGTGCAAAAGATGTTATTGCACTTAGTGGAGGAACTCCTTTAGTTCTAAAAATTTTAGAAGGAACTCAAGGTGTGGGAGTAGTTTTAGTTGAGAGTGAAAAAGCTGCTAAGAGTGTTCTTGATGCTTTTTATGGTATGGATGTTAACTTACTTGTTCAAGAGTTTATTGAAGAAGCAAATGGTTCAGATATAAGAGCATTGGTTGTTGATGGTGAAGTAGTTGGAGCTATGAAAAGACAAGGTGCAGATGGTGAATTTAGATCAAATTTACATCAAGGTGGAAGTGCAACTGCTCATAAACTTACAAGAAAAGAAAAATCAACAGCAATTGCAGCAGCAAAAGCTATGGGACTTGGAGTTTGTGGAGTTGATATGATTCCTTCAAAAAGAGGTCCTTTAGTAATGGAAGTAAACTCTTCTCCTGGACTTGAAGGAATAGAAACTTCTACAAAAATAGATATAGCTGGTAAAATTATGGACTATATAGAAAGAAATGTAGAAGTTACAACAACACCTACTAAAAAAAGAAAAATAAGAAAAGATAATATTGGAGCATAA
- a CDS encoding succinylglutamate desuccinylase/aspartoacylase family protein, protein MSSDFITLGKEKIPKGVDITVNLELPKLYNTPTKLPIHVIRGKKEGPCVFVSAAVHGDELNGIEIIRRLRKLNILRRLRGTLILVPIVNVYGTMTLSRYMPDRRDLNRSFPGSNRGSLASRVANIFFKEVVSICNYGIDLHTASIHKSNLPQIRTNIKDEFTYKLAKSFEAPVVLHSELRDGSLRETAQEEGIPILLYEAGEALRFDETCIRIGVKGIVNVLRELDMLPISKRKSKKLPIITKSSQWIRAGESGVLRTIKALGDIVKKEDVIAYIDEPLGDASFEVKSSFDGIIIGKSEIPLVQEGDAIFHIAKFKNLEVAETKIEYFSEEIINESEFVELNKEEIIE, encoded by the coding sequence ATGAGTTCTGATTTTATAACTTTGGGAAAAGAAAAAATTCCCAAAGGTGTAGATATAACGGTTAACTTAGAATTACCAAAGTTATATAATACACCTACAAAACTTCCTATTCACGTAATAAGAGGTAAAAAAGAAGGCCCTTGTGTATTTGTTAGTGCAGCTGTGCATGGTGATGAATTAAATGGTATTGAAATAATTAGACGATTAAGAAAGTTAAATATACTAAGAAGACTAAGAGGAACACTTATTTTAGTTCCTATTGTTAATGTATATGGAACTATGACTTTGTCTAGATATATGCCAGATAGAAGGGATTTAAATCGTTCTTTCCCTGGTTCAAATAGAGGTTCACTTGCAAGTAGGGTAGCAAATATATTTTTCAAAGAAGTTGTAAGTATTTGTAATTATGGAATTGATTTGCATACTGCTTCAATTCATAAATCAAATTTACCGCAAATAAGAACAAATATAAAAGATGAATTTACATATAAATTAGCAAAATCTTTTGAAGCACCTGTTGTATTGCATTCTGAATTAAGAGATGGTTCACTAAGAGAAACAGCACAAGAAGAGGGAATTCCTATTTTGCTTTATGAAGCTGGTGAGGCACTAAGGTTTGATGAAACATGTATTCGAATAGGTGTAAAAGGAATTGTAAATGTATTAAGAGAACTTGATATGCTTCCAATTAGTAAAAGAAAATCGAAAAAACTGCCTATTATTACAAAAAGTAGTCAATGGATAAGAGCAGGGGAAAGTGGAGTTTTAAGAACTATAAAAGCTTTAGGTGATATTGTAAAAAAAGAGGATGTAATTGCATATATTGATGAGCCTTTAGGTGATGCATCATTTGAAGTGAAATCTTCTTTTGATGGAATTATTATAGGAAAATCAGAAATTCCTCTTGTTCAAGAAGGTGATGCAATTTTTCATATTGCAAAATTTAAAAATTTAGAAGTTGCAGAGACAAAAATTGAGTATTTTAGTGAAGAAATAATCAATGAAAGTGAATTTGTAGAACTAAATAAAGAAGAGATAATAGAGTAA
- a CDS encoding LysE family translocator codes for METYLLYCLSAIVIVAIPGPGIILTITNSLKFGYKYTIWGILGNALGILIVASICATSIGIILIVSSSFFIVIKYIGAIYLIYLGFKLYKNSKNFSKNIRVLKKTNFKIFKEGLYVTLLNPKASLFFLSFMPQFIDHKKEYLYQFFLLTFLFALIIILVHLFYAFIFSKIGQKVSMQNFGEYISKIGGSILIGLGISLSTISK; via the coding sequence GTGGAAACTTATTTACTTTATTGTTTATCTGCCATTGTAATTGTAGCCATTCCTGGACCAGGAATTATTTTAACAATAACAAACTCTTTAAAGTTTGGATATAAATATACTATATGGGGAATATTGGGAAATGCGTTAGGAATTTTAATTGTTGCATCAATTTGTGCAACTAGTATTGGTATTATTTTAATTGTTTCCTCTTCTTTTTTTATAGTTATTAAGTATATTGGAGCAATATATTTAATATATCTAGGATTTAAACTCTATAAAAATTCAAAAAACTTTTCAAAAAATATAAGAGTATTAAAAAAAACTAATTTTAAAATATTTAAAGAGGGTTTATACGTAACTCTTCTAAATCCAAAGGCAAGTTTATTCTTTTTATCTTTTATGCCACAATTCATTGATCACAAAAAAGAGTACTTATATCAGTTTTTTTTATTAACTTTTTTATTTGCATTAATTATTATTTTAGTACATTTATTTTATGCCTTTATTTTTTCAAAAATTGGTCAAAAAGTATCAATGCAAAATTTTGGTGAATATATTAGTAAAATTGGAGGAAGTATCTTAATTGGTTTAGGGATTAGTTTATCTACAATAAGTAAGTAA
- a CDS encoding YbjQ family protein, which translates to MGMCRNCGEVVSTNLMVDKLCPDCQTPEIVESKKELNQFEYLSIQEKKEKFKNMIITTEHTINISIEKRLGIVTAQRVYGMNIVKDFFSAVRDVVGGRVKNVENSIEDAKRELELEILEKAYLMRGNAVIALRIEHNYAANNMVSLFATGTVVRLYNQ; encoded by the coding sequence ATGGGAATGTGTCGAAATTGTGGTGAAGTAGTAAGTACAAATTTAATGGTAGATAAATTATGTCCTGATTGTCAAACACCTGAAATAGTAGAGAGTAAAAAAGAGTTAAATCAATTTGAATATCTATCTATACAAGAGAAAAAAGAAAAATTTAAAAATATGATTATAACAACAGAACATACTATAAATATATCTATTGAAAAAAGGTTAGGAATAGTTACTGCTCAAAGAGTATATGGTATGAATATTGTAAAAGATTTTTTTTCTGCTGTTAGAGATGTTGTCGGAGGAAGAGTTAAAAATGTTGAAAACTCAATAGAAGATGCAAAAAGAGAGTTAGAATTAGAAATACTAGAAAAAGCATATTTAATGAGAGGAAATGCAGTTATAGCTTTGAGAATTGAGCACAACTATGCAGCTAATAATATGGTTTCTTTATTTGCCACGGGAACTGTTGTCAGATTATATAATCAATAA
- a CDS encoding YkgJ family cysteine cluster protein — MILKEKGYNYCFDANECSSCKGNCCIGESGYIWITKDEIENLAKHLNISLDEVRVNYLRKVGYKYSIKERQLAPDNFACIFFDTEKRQCSVYEARPTQCRTFPFWEYFKNNEKEVYEECPAIKPL; from the coding sequence ATGATATTAAAAGAAAAAGGATATAATTACTGTTTTGATGCAAATGAATGCTCATCTTGCAAAGGTAACTGCTGTATTGGGGAGAGTGGTTATATTTGGATTACTAAAGATGAAATAGAAAATTTGGCAAAACATTTAAATATATCATTAGATGAAGTAAGAGTAAACTATTTACGTAAAGTAGGGTACAAATATAGCATAAAAGAGAGACAATTAGCCCCTGATAATTTTGCATGTATTTTTTTTGATACAGAAAAAAGACAATGCTCTGTTTATGAAGCTAGACCTACACAATGTAGAACATTTCCTTTTTGGGAATATTTTAAAAATAATGAGAAAGAGGTATACGAAGAGTGCCCAGCTATAAAACCCTTATAA
- a CDS encoding MarR family winged helix-turn-helix transcriptional regulator, producing the protein MKIEELDKDLEQIKKKTPHLYSDIFYVSVPFHQFYKKLLGDADSVLKSNYGISSIELDTLACLYYSGGDNCTLSPTKLSERLLFSSSSLSKLLKRLEKLEYLIRIPNNEDKRSTLVKLTQKGEELLLKASVALKISDEKCFENLDKKDIIHLKEILFKLNSSK; encoded by the coding sequence ATGAAAATAGAAGAACTAGATAAAGATTTAGAACAAATAAAAAAAAAGACACCGCACTTATATAGTGATATTTTTTATGTAAGTGTTCCTTTTCACCAGTTTTATAAGAAATTATTAGGTGATGCAGATTCAGTATTAAAATCAAATTATGGAATTTCATCTATTGAACTTGATACTTTAGCTTGTTTATATTATTCTGGGGGCGATAATTGTACTCTTTCTCCTACTAAATTAAGCGAAAGACTTCTTTTTTCCTCAAGTAGTTTATCAAAATTATTAAAGAGATTAGAAAAGTTAGAATATCTTATTAGAATTCCAAATAATGAAGATAAACGAAGTACACTTGTTAAATTAACACAAAAAGGTGAAGAACTATTACTAAAAGCCAGTGTTGCTTTAAAGATATCTGATGAAAAGTGTTTTGAAAATTTAGACAAAAAAGATATAATTCATTTGAAAGAAATTCTCTTTAAATTAAATAGTAGTAAATAA
- a CDS encoding HPP family protein, translated as MKKFFKQFKKINTEPLERSNIVWSWIGSFIGIMGIVLFHRNILGDSDLGLVIGSFGASAVLVYGAIHSPLAQPRNLVGGHILSALVGVVSYKLFFGNILLCSAFAVATSILIMQLTLTLHPPGGATALIAVLGSEHIHNLGFIYVLYPVSTGAFILLIIAIIINNISKNRKYPNKIKT; from the coding sequence ATGAAGAAATTTTTTAAACAATTTAAAAAAATTAACACGGAACCTCTTGAACGTTCGAATATTGTATGGTCATGGATAGGTTCTTTTATAGGAATAATGGGTATAGTTTTATTTCATAGAAATATTTTAGGAGATAGTGACTTAGGTTTAGTTATTGGTTCATTTGGAGCAAGTGCTGTATTAGTTTATGGAGCAATTCACTCTCCTTTAGCACAGCCAAGAAATCTTGTAGGTGGACATATATTGTCGGCATTAGTTGGAGTAGTTTCTTATAAACTTTTTTTTGGAAATATTCTTTTATGTTCAGCTTTTGCAGTAGCAACATCTATTTTAATAATGCAGTTAACTCTTACCCTTCATCCTCCAGGGGGAGCTACTGCATTAATTGCTGTTCTAGGTAGTGAACATATTCATAATCTGGGATTTATCTATGTATTATATCCTGTCTCAACGGGGGCTTTTATATTATTAATTATTGCAATAATAATTAATAATATATCAAAAAATAGAAAATATCCTAACAAAATTAAAACATAG
- a CDS encoding 4Fe-4S dicluster domain-containing protein, protein MGIIQAPENTPVWVDENRCKACDMCVSVCPAGVLSMKYDASSTLGAMASVVYEDSCIGCTDCELSCPDFAIFVADKKEFKFAKLTAEAKERSVAIKNNNYRIPKA, encoded by the coding sequence ATGGGAATAATACAAGCGCCCGAGAATACTCCTGTTTGGGTAGATGAGAATAGATGTAAAGCATGTGATATGTGTGTATCTGTTTGCCCTGCTGGTGTATTATCGATGAAATATGATGCTTCTTCAACTCTTGGTGCAATGGCAAGTGTTGTTTATGAAGACTCATGTATTGGATGTACAGACTGTGAACTATCTTGCCCAGATTTTGCAATCTTCGTTGCAGATAAAAAAGAATTTAAATTTGCTAAGTTAACAGCTGAAGCAAAAGAACGAAGTGTTGCAATAAAAAATAATAATTATAGAATACCAAAAGCTTAA